In Saccharicrinis fermentans DSM 9555 = JCM 21142, a genomic segment contains:
- a CDS encoding ExbD/TolR family protein encodes MAKFRKKGGKATPAISTASLPDIVFMLLFFFMVSTTMKEVDLKVKIQVPEATELAKLEKKSLVTYIYVGLPTKKYQGMYGTEPRVQLNDAFATVSDIQSYIAQERDAMKESDRPKMTTSIKADFDCPMGIITEIKQALRKAQALKINYSARKKAEY; translated from the coding sequence ATGGCAAAGTTTAGAAAAAAAGGGGGTAAAGCTACTCCTGCTATTAGTACAGCTTCTTTGCCTGATATCGTATTTATGCTTTTATTCTTTTTCATGGTATCAACAACTATGAAAGAGGTGGATTTAAAAGTGAAGATTCAGGTTCCTGAAGCGACAGAGCTAGCTAAACTGGAGAAGAAAAGTTTGGTGACCTATATTTATGTGGGTCTTCCAACTAAAAAGTACCAAGGAATGTATGGTACTGAACCTCGAGTTCAGCTAAACGATGCCTTTGCTACTGTTTCTGACATTCAAAGTTATATTGCGCAAGAGCGTGATGCAATGAAAGAAAGTGATCGTCCTAAGATGACTACTTCAATCAAAGCTGATTTTGATTGTCCGATGGGTATTATTACCGAAATTAAGCAGGCATTGCGTAAAGCGCAAGCGCTAAAAATTAATTATTCGGCGCGTAAGAAAGCAGAGTATTAG
- the ettA gene encoding energy-dependent translational throttle protein EttA, producing the protein MSDDKKIIFSMVGVSKVVPPQKKILNNIYLSFFYGAKIGIIGLNGSGKSTLMKIIAGIDQDYQGEVVSSQGFSVGYLEQEPVLDDEKTVKQVVEEGVQEVVDVLNAYNQVNEKFADPEVLEDPDKMEALMKEQTILQEKIDQYDAWNLDTKLERAMDALRCPEEDKQVKFLSGGERRRVALCRLLLKEPDVLLLDEPTNHLDAESVQWLELHLQQYKGTVISITHDRYFLDNVAGWILELDRGEGIPWKGNYSSWLEQKTNRMAQEEKTASKRRKTLERELDWVRMAPKARHAKSKARLSAYDKLMDEGVKEKEEKLEIFIPNGPRLGDKVIEAHQVAKGFDDKLLFDNLDFVLPKNGIVGVIGPNGAGKTTLFRMIMGKERVDKGSFEVGETVKIAYVDQTHEAIDPEKSIFQVIADGQETIKVGGRELNARAYISRFNFAGGDQEKKCKVLSGGERNRLHLAMTLKEEANVLLLDEPTNDIDVNTLRALEEGLDDFAGCAVVISHDRWFLDRIATHILAFEGDSGVYFFEGSFSEYEENKKRRLGDVTPKRIRYRKLME; encoded by the coding sequence ATGTCTGACGATAAAAAGATTATTTTTTCAATGGTTGGGGTCAGTAAAGTGGTACCACCCCAAAAAAAAATATTAAATAATATTTACCTTTCCTTTTTTTATGGTGCTAAAATCGGTATCATTGGTTTAAATGGCTCGGGTAAGTCAACGTTGATGAAAATTATAGCCGGCATTGACCAGGACTATCAAGGAGAAGTGGTTTCTTCGCAAGGTTTCTCTGTGGGTTATCTGGAGCAAGAGCCTGTGTTAGACGATGAGAAAACCGTGAAGCAGGTGGTGGAAGAAGGTGTTCAGGAAGTAGTTGACGTATTAAACGCTTACAATCAGGTAAATGAAAAATTTGCCGATCCTGAAGTGTTGGAAGACCCTGATAAGATGGAGGCTTTAATGAAGGAGCAAACGATTTTACAGGAGAAGATAGATCAATATGATGCATGGAATCTGGATACCAAGCTTGAAAGAGCTATGGATGCACTGCGTTGTCCGGAAGAAGATAAACAGGTGAAGTTCCTCTCCGGTGGTGAAAGAAGACGGGTAGCTCTGTGTCGTTTGTTATTGAAAGAGCCCGATGTGTTGCTGTTGGATGAGCCTACTAACCATTTGGATGCAGAATCTGTTCAGTGGCTGGAGTTGCACCTACAACAATATAAGGGAACTGTTATTTCAATTACCCACGACCGTTATTTTCTAGATAATGTGGCCGGATGGATATTGGAATTGGATCGGGGAGAAGGTATTCCTTGGAAAGGTAACTATTCTTCATGGTTGGAGCAGAAAACCAATCGTATGGCGCAGGAAGAAAAGACTGCTTCTAAGAGAAGAAAAACGCTTGAAAGAGAATTGGACTGGGTTAGGATGGCTCCCAAAGCACGACATGCTAAGTCTAAAGCTCGTCTGTCGGCTTACGATAAATTGATGGATGAAGGCGTAAAGGAGAAGGAGGAGAAGCTGGAGATCTTTATTCCGAACGGACCCAGACTTGGGGATAAAGTGATTGAGGCACACCAGGTAGCCAAAGGGTTTGATGATAAGTTGTTGTTTGATAATTTAGATTTTGTACTTCCTAAAAACGGTATTGTTGGAGTAATTGGACCCAATGGAGCAGGTAAAACAACCCTCTTTAGAATGATTATGGGTAAGGAGAGGGTTGATAAAGGAAGCTTTGAAGTAGGAGAAACCGTTAAAATAGCTTATGTAGATCAAACGCACGAAGCCATTGATCCAGAAAAAAGTATCTTTCAGGTGATTGCGGATGGTCAGGAAACCATCAAAGTGGGGGGGCGTGAGCTTAATGCCAGGGCTTATATCAGCCGATTTAATTTTGCAGGCGGTGATCAGGAGAAAAAGTGTAAAGTGCTTTCCGGAGGTGAGAGAAATCGCTTACATCTTGCCATGACATTAAAGGAAGAAGCCAATGTATTGCTGTTGGATGAGCCTACCAATGATATTGATGTGAATACTTTAAGAGCGCTGGAAGAAGGTTTGGATGATTTTGCAGGATGTGCTGTGGTAATTTCACACGACAGGTGGTTTTTGGATAGAATTGCTACTCACATACTGGCATTTGAAGGAGATTCAGGGGTTTACTTTTTTGAAGGTTCGTTTAGTGAGTACGAAGAAAATAAAAAACGAAGATTGGGTGATGTAACGCCCAAAAGAATCAGATATAGAAAATTGATGGAATAA
- a CDS encoding MotA/TolQ/ExbB proton channel family protein gives MKKLFAFFAVFGMMTFGASTIYAQDETGAEEVETVEEVATENVDEAAVDDMAAMDDVEAPKGIHKQIKAKFIEGGAIFMSFVLLCLIFGLALAIERIIYLNLASTNTKKLLQSIEDSLAEGGVEAAKEVCRNTRGPVASIFYQGLDRIDEGVEVVEKSVVSYGSVQMGLLEKGLTWISLFIALAPMLGFMGTVIGMIEAFDKIQAMGDISATAVAGGIKVALITTVSGLIVAIILQVFYNYIVSKIDGIVNSMEDASISLLDILVKYNLKK, from the coding sequence ATGAAAAAGCTATTTGCGTTTTTTGCAGTTTTCGGGATGATGACTTTCGGAGCATCAACTATTTACGCTCAGGATGAAACTGGTGCAGAAGAAGTAGAAACTGTTGAGGAAGTTGCCACTGAAAATGTGGACGAAGCAGCCGTAGATGATATGGCCGCAATGGATGATGTAGAAGCCCCTAAGGGGATTCACAAACAAATTAAAGCAAAATTCATCGAAGGTGGAGCTATCTTTATGAGTTTCGTACTTTTATGTTTAATTTTTGGATTAGCATTAGCAATTGAAAGAATCATTTATTTGAATCTTGCTTCTACTAATACTAAAAAATTACTTCAAAGTATTGAAGATTCTTTGGCTGAAGGTGGTGTTGAAGCTGCAAAAGAAGTGTGTCGAAACACTAGAGGACCTGTTGCTTCTATTTTCTATCAAGGTTTAGACCGTATTGATGAGGGTGTTGAAGTAGTAGAGAAATCTGTTGTTTCATACGGATCAGTACAAATGGGTCTGTTAGAAAAAGGTTTAACATGGATTTCTTTATTTATCGCACTGGCTCCTATGCTTGGATTTATGGGAACAGTAATCGGTATGATTGAAGCCTTTGACAAGATTCAAGCAATGGGTGATATCTCAGCAACTGCTGTAGCAGGAGGTATTAAAGTAGCACTTATTACTACTGTATCTGGTTTGATCGTAGCTATCATTCTTCAGGTATTTTACAATTACATCGTTTCTAAAATTGATGGTATTGTAAATAGTATGGAAGATGCTTCTATTTCATTACTAGATATCTTGGTAAAATACAACTTGAAAAAATAA
- a CDS encoding PEP/pyruvate-binding domain-containing protein yields the protein MQKRIQSVLLISSSYDAFLLEEDGRIEEQIFNEYVALNLRYPPRFIQVTTAEEAFKVLHNEPVDLIISMLSVGGMDPFSLSKNVKADYPNIPIVVLTPFSREVSIKLGREDTSAIDYVFCWLGNADILVAIIKLIEDEMNAELDILSVGVQCIILVEDSIRYYSSYLPIIYRIVFNQSKKFMMEGLNEHQKMMRMRGRPKILLARNYEEAIDTYQKYKSNVLGVISDVSFQRNGEKIDNAGIELAKTVKRENAFMPFLLQSSDISVAQVAKEIRVGFLYKYSKSLLQELKHFLKVNLAFGDFIFMDPESHQEVGRVSNLKELQEKLFDLPDSSLRYHFERDHVSKWLKARALFPIAEMIRNFRIEDFDSLEASKQFLYDAIISFRISKNKGVIATFDPNKYDKYVKFARIGEGSIGGKARGLAFLNNIITKNSSELHFEQVDITIPRTVVIGTDIFELFMEMNNLYEVALSDMSDEDILEHFVNAKLPHRSDHYLRKFISAIDNPIAIRSSSVLEDSHYQPFAGIYSTYMVSNTDEVEVVMKQIGDAVKCVYASVFFKSSKAYMQATMNIIDEERMGIVLQEVVGQQHGNRFYPTISGVARSVNFYPIGPEKAEEGIVNVALGLGKQIVEGGVSLRFSPSYPKKALQLSSPEMTIRETQKKFFALDLDNTTFVPSVNDAVNLQYLDIKQALEDGSLRWLGSVYDYQNNIIRDGVMSKGIPLVTFSNILKNEVFPLAQVVKKILEIGQKEMNQPVEVEFAVDLQKTNEKPVFYPLQIRPTVEGEEALKENLEELCPEEQLVYSKSALGNGIIDDICDFIFVKSVGFSPANMINMVSRIEKLNHILLSDHRNYILIGPGRWGSQDPKLGIPVKWAQISGARVIIETALHGFCVDPSQGTHFFQNLTSLRVGYMTVNTVTGSGYYNEEYLMSKPAVYEDEWMKHVRLHRAAVVKIDGKKGMGVIAIPGE from the coding sequence ATGCAGAAGCGAATTCAATCCGTTCTGTTAATTTCCAGTAGTTATGATGCATTTCTGTTGGAAGAGGATGGAAGGATTGAAGAACAGATTTTTAATGAGTATGTGGCTTTGAACTTGCGTTATCCGCCTAGATTTATCCAGGTTACAACAGCAGAGGAAGCTTTTAAGGTATTACATAATGAACCTGTTGACTTAATCATATCTATGTTGAGTGTGGGAGGTATGGATCCTTTTAGTCTTTCGAAGAATGTGAAGGCTGACTATCCTAATATTCCCATTGTTGTTTTAACACCATTCTCTCGCGAGGTGAGTATTAAGTTGGGTAGGGAAGATACCAGTGCGATTGATTATGTTTTTTGTTGGTTGGGTAATGCCGATATATTGGTGGCTATTATAAAATTGATTGAAGATGAGATGAACGCTGAACTTGATATTTTATCGGTGGGTGTTCAGTGTATTATATTGGTGGAGGACTCTATTAGATATTATTCGAGTTATTTGCCTATTATTTATCGCATTGTTTTTAACCAGTCCAAGAAGTTTATGATGGAGGGTTTAAATGAACATCAGAAGATGATGCGTATGCGAGGGCGACCTAAGATTTTATTGGCACGAAATTATGAAGAAGCGATCGACACTTACCAGAAATATAAAAGTAATGTGTTAGGTGTTATTTCAGATGTGTCTTTCCAAAGGAATGGAGAAAAAATTGATAATGCAGGTATAGAACTAGCTAAAACGGTTAAGCGTGAAAATGCTTTTATGCCTTTTTTATTACAGTCATCAGATATATCTGTGGCTCAGGTGGCCAAAGAAATTCGCGTTGGTTTTCTATATAAATATTCCAAAAGTCTTTTGCAGGAATTGAAGCATTTTTTAAAGGTGAATTTGGCTTTTGGGGACTTTATTTTTATGGATCCTGAGTCGCATCAGGAAGTTGGAAGAGTGAGTAATCTTAAGGAGTTGCAAGAAAAGCTATTTGATTTACCAGATAGTTCTTTGCGTTATCATTTTGAGCGAGATCATGTGTCAAAATGGTTGAAGGCCAGAGCGCTGTTTCCCATTGCCGAAATGATCAGGAATTTTCGTATTGAGGATTTTGACAGTCTGGAGGCTTCCAAGCAATTTTTATATGACGCCATTATTAGCTTTAGAATATCCAAGAACAAAGGAGTGATTGCCACCTTTGATCCCAATAAGTACGATAAGTATGTGAAGTTTGCACGGATAGGTGAAGGTTCCATTGGAGGTAAAGCCAGAGGCTTGGCCTTTTTAAATAATATTATCACTAAAAATAGCAGTGAGTTACATTTTGAGCAGGTAGATATAACCATACCTAGAACAGTGGTTATTGGTACGGATATATTTGAGTTGTTTATGGAAATGAATAATTTGTATGAGGTTGCATTGTCTGATATGTCCGATGAGGACATACTTGAACATTTTGTGAATGCCAAGTTACCGCATAGATCTGATCATTATTTGCGTAAGTTTATTTCAGCTATTGACAATCCCATAGCTATTCGCTCTTCGAGTGTATTGGAAGATAGTCACTATCAACCGTTTGCGGGTATTTATTCTACATATATGGTTTCCAATACCGATGAAGTTGAGGTGGTGATGAAACAAATAGGGGATGCTGTAAAGTGTGTTTATGCATCTGTTTTTTTTAAGAGCAGTAAGGCTTATATGCAGGCTACCATGAATATTATTGACGAAGAAAGGATGGGTATTGTGCTTCAGGAAGTGGTTGGACAGCAGCATGGAAACCGTTTTTATCCGACTATTTCAGGCGTGGCACGATCGGTGAACTTTTATCCTATCGGTCCAGAAAAAGCAGAGGAGGGAATTGTGAATGTAGCTTTAGGGTTGGGAAAACAGATTGTAGAAGGGGGTGTTTCATTGCGTTTTTCACCCAGTTATCCCAAGAAGGCATTGCAATTGTCTTCTCCTGAAATGACCATAAGGGAGACACAAAAAAAGTTTTTTGCATTGGACTTGGACAATACCACATTTGTTCCTTCTGTCAACGATGCTGTAAATCTTCAATACCTTGATATTAAACAGGCTTTAGAGGATGGATCTTTAAGGTGGCTGGGTTCCGTTTATGATTATCAAAATAACATTATTCGTGATGGGGTAATGTCTAAGGGTATACCCTTGGTGACTTTCTCGAATATCCTGAAAAATGAAGTATTTCCATTGGCTCAGGTAGTGAAAAAGATACTGGAGATAGGGCAAAAAGAAATGAATCAGCCGGTTGAAGTAGAATTTGCGGTGGATCTGCAAAAAACCAATGAAAAACCTGTTTTTTATCCCTTGCAAATACGGCCAACTGTTGAAGGGGAGGAGGCTTTGAAGGAAAACCTCGAAGAACTTTGTCCGGAGGAACAGCTTGTTTATTCCAAATCGGCCCTGGGGAATGGGATTATTGATGATATTTGTGATTTTATATTTGTGAAGTCTGTAGGTTTTTCTCCTGCAAATATGATTAATATGGTAAGTAGAATTGAAAAATTGAATCATATTTTACTTTCGGATCATCGTAATTATATATTAATTGGACCAGGGAGGTGGGGGTCGCAGGATCCGAAATTAGGTATTCCTGTTAAATGGGCACAGATATCAGGTGCCAGAGTTATTATAGAGACTGCATTACATGGCTTTTGTGTGGACCCTAGTCAGGGAACACACTTCTTTCAAAATCTAACCTCGTTGAGGGTGGGGTATATGACTGTGAATACAGTAACGGGTAGCGGTTATTATAATGAAGAATATCTTATGTCAAAACCTGCTGTGTATGAAGATGAGTGGATGAAGCATGTTCGACTCCATCGAGCGGCCGTTGTAAAAATAGATGGTAAAAAGGGGATGGGTGTGATAGCCATCCCCGGGGAATAA
- a CDS encoding asparaginase produces MKRKVLIIYTGGTIGMANDPETNSLIPFNFSMIEEKVPELKRFDFSVDSTSFNPIVDSSDMNPEIWLKIGTIIEENYCAYDGFVVLHGTDTMAYTASALSFMLQNLGKPVVFTGSQLPLSTIRTDGKENLITALDIASTYHEGAAMVPEVCIFFQDKLFRGNRTTKYNAEHFRAFRSDNYPPLAEVGIHIKYNHPYIQKIKEGAPFSVAKKMDNNVGLLKLFPGMNEAFLETILQTPGLKALVLETFGSGNAPTDKRFLGMVEKAVQKGLIILNVTQCLAGSVAMERYETGLHLLEMGVFSGGDITTEAAITKLMYLLGNAINIEEVKIGLNKSLKGEIYI; encoded by the coding sequence TTGAAACGTAAAGTACTCATCATTTATACAGGGGGAACCATTGGTATGGCCAATGATCCGGAAACAAACTCCCTTATACCTTTTAATTTCTCTATGATAGAAGAAAAGGTGCCTGAATTAAAACGTTTCGATTTTAGTGTAGATAGCACTTCTTTTAATCCCATCGTGGATTCTTCTGATATGAATCCAGAGATATGGTTAAAAATAGGTACTATCATCGAAGAGAATTATTGTGCCTACGATGGATTTGTGGTTTTGCATGGCACCGATACCATGGCCTATACCGCCAGTGCTTTAAGTTTTATGTTGCAGAATTTAGGCAAGCCTGTGGTGTTTACCGGTAGTCAGTTACCCCTGAGTACCATACGTACCGATGGTAAGGAGAATCTGATTACAGCATTGGATATTGCTTCAACCTATCATGAAGGAGCAGCTATGGTACCTGAAGTATGTATATTTTTTCAGGATAAACTGTTCCGGGGAAACAGAACCACCAAGTATAATGCAGAGCATTTTCGTGCTTTTCGATCCGATAATTACCCGCCACTGGCCGAAGTGGGCATACACATAAAGTATAATCACCCGTATATTCAAAAAATAAAAGAGGGAGCTCCGTTTTCTGTGGCCAAAAAGATGGATAATAATGTAGGATTGTTAAAGTTGTTTCCAGGTATGAATGAGGCCTTTTTAGAAACCATATTACAAACGCCGGGACTGAAGGCGCTGGTGCTTGAGACATTTGGTTCAGGTAATGCGCCAACGGACAAACGTTTTTTAGGAATGGTTGAAAAAGCGGTGCAAAAAGGGCTCATTATTTTAAATGTTACGCAATGTTTAGCCGGAAGTGTAGCCATGGAAAGGTATGAAACAGGTTTACATTTGTTAGAAATGGGTGTTTTTAGTGGAGGAGACATCACAACCGAGGCTGCCATCACCAAGCTTATGTACCTGTTAGGTAATGCGATAAATATCGAAGAAGTGAAGATTGGTTTAAATAAATCATTAAAAGGGGAAATCTATATCTAA
- a CDS encoding TatD family hydrolase, translating into MSVIDTHSHIYSEQFDEDRDEMIQRAFAAGVEYILMPNVDLDSIEPMLHIQDKYPDKCLSMMGLHPTSVGSEFMQQLAAMEAWFQKRKFCAVGEIGIDLYWDKTYIAEQVAALKIQIGWAKKYHLPVVLHVREAFDTIFEVLDSVSLDGVWGVCHSFTGNLEQARKFLSYGCFKLGINGVLTFKNSGLGDVVKQLSLDDLVLETDAPYLTPVPYRGKRNEPLYVQHVKNKVAELFATTEEEVDRITSQNARRLFAL; encoded by the coding sequence ATGTCGGTTATAGATACACATTCACACATATATTCTGAACAATTTGATGAGGATAGAGATGAAATGATTCAAAGGGCATTTGCTGCAGGAGTGGAGTATATTTTAATGCCCAACGTGGATTTGGATTCCATTGAACCCATGCTGCATATTCAGGATAAGTATCCTGATAAGTGTCTTTCAATGATGGGTTTGCACCCAACCTCAGTGGGCAGTGAATTTATGCAACAGTTAGCTGCCATGGAAGCATGGTTTCAAAAAAGAAAGTTTTGTGCTGTTGGTGAAATAGGAATCGACCTATACTGGGATAAAACTTATATTGCGGAGCAGGTAGCCGCTTTAAAAATTCAAATTGGTTGGGCAAAAAAATACCATTTACCCGTGGTTCTTCATGTTAGAGAAGCCTTTGATACCATTTTTGAGGTACTTGATAGTGTTAGCTTGGATGGAGTATGGGGTGTATGCCATAGTTTTACAGGAAATTTAGAACAGGCCAGAAAATTTTTAAGTTATGGATGTTTTAAGTTAGGAATTAATGGTGTATTAACATTTAAAAATTCAGGGCTTGGGGATGTAGTAAAACAGCTTAGCCTAGATGATCTGGTGTTGGAAACTGATGCACCATATCTGACGCCTGTGCCATATAGAGGTAAAAGAAATGAACCTTTGTATGTGCAGCATGTAAAAAATAAAGTGGCAGAATTGTTTGCTACTACCGAAGAAGAAGTTGATAGAATCACATCACAAAATGCAAGACGTCTTTTTGCTTTGTAA
- a CDS encoding GyrI-like domain-containing protein, with protein MKHEWRKKEKEIYLPKNKPQTIKVPPYKYLTIEGQGNPNNQAFSEYIGVLYSLSYAIKMSYKKGSKPEGYIDYTVYPLEGIWDINEEAKKNFTGTINKDDLIYKLMIRQPDFVDTDFVQQIIAQTKDKKPHKLLSSVKFETIEEGTCIQMLHLGSYDNEPESFKLMEAYATEHDLERHSKIHKEIYLSDARKTAPEKLKTVLRFQVKPKKCKSNEVTSFEAI; from the coding sequence ATGAAACATGAATGGAGAAAGAAAGAGAAAGAGATATATCTACCCAAGAACAAACCTCAAACAATAAAGGTACCTCCTTATAAATACTTAACAATTGAAGGTCAAGGAAACCCTAACAACCAGGCTTTCTCCGAATACATTGGAGTTTTATACTCGTTATCATATGCTATCAAAATGAGCTATAAAAAAGGAAGTAAACCTGAAGGCTATATTGATTATACAGTTTATCCTCTGGAAGGTATCTGGGACATTAATGAAGAAGCAAAAAAGAATTTTACGGGTACCATAAATAAGGACGATTTAATATATAAATTAATGATAAGGCAGCCTGATTTTGTTGACACAGACTTTGTTCAGCAAATAATAGCACAAACAAAAGATAAAAAACCACATAAATTATTGAGTTCTGTAAAATTTGAAACAATAGAAGAAGGAACTTGTATACAGATGCTGCATTTAGGAAGCTATGATAACGAACCTGAGAGTTTCAAGCTTATGGAAGCATATGCTACAGAACACGACTTGGAACGACACTCAAAAATTCATAAGGAAATATACTTGTCGGATGCCAGAAAAACTGCACCAGAAAAATTAAAAACAGTATTAAGATTTCAGGTAAAACCTAAAAAATGTAAAAGTAACGAAGTGACTTCTTTTGAAGCCATTTAA
- a CDS encoding ExbD/TolR family protein yields MGKREIPEVNAGSMADIAFLLLIFFLVTTTMSTDTGLARRLPPPVPDEIEDTPPIKDRNVFTVLLNSKNQLLVKGKPMRVEELKDAAKKFILNPDRDAKLPEFKQVEVENFRICEISKGVISLQNDNGTQYQAYLMVQNELQRAYTEVRNEFARKEWGKDYEELDSDEQKIVRTIFPQRISEAEPKNIGK; encoded by the coding sequence ATGGGAAAAAGAGAAATACCAGAAGTGAATGCCGGCTCTATGGCCGATATCGCATTCCTTCTGCTAATATTCTTCCTTGTAACTACTACCATGTCTACAGATACAGGTTTGGCTAGACGTTTGCCACCACCAGTACCTGATGAAATTGAAGATACTCCACCAATTAAAGATAGGAACGTTTTTACAGTTCTTTTGAACAGTAAAAATCAATTATTGGTGAAAGGTAAACCAATGAGGGTAGAAGAACTCAAGGATGCAGCTAAGAAATTTATATTGAATCCAGATAGAGATGCGAAATTGCCAGAATTCAAACAAGTTGAAGTGGAAAATTTCAGAATATGTGAGATATCAAAAGGTGTAATTTCTTTGCAGAATGATAACGGTACTCAATATCAAGCCTATTTGATGGTTCAAAATGAACTTCAAAGAGCTTATACTGAGGTAAGAAATGAATTTGCTCGGAAAGAATGGGGTAAAGATTACGAAGAATTGGATAGTGATGAACAAAAGATTGTTCGTACAATTTTTCCTCAACGTATTTCTGAGGCTGAACCTAAAAATATCGGTAAATAA
- a CDS encoding response regulator, translating into MKFINKFLLLFSFDQDEELEVETKTTLLLTNVLNFFLFVIIFIEGIVSLLEESLFFAGPLLFLSVLFAFNYLYMGRRPNTLYYKEILFTFVILTFLFFTIFGGSTGVNIFWIGSFPFIAINLFGRNKGAIASLALFAFVLLDFLVLSTYIPKAQTYSLNIEIFASIFFIFSFVIAYTLKFIFAEVMLTKERAMINSQNSKTSQEEQISNLSRQIRTPLSNITGILDILGKTELTDDQRDYINTIHASANNMVNVVSNMVSTQKTGLNPIPEEKISFNLYSTLNNTIRLFSESNDKQKFSLSFSADIPSTMTGNAIKTKQIFLNILNGIAKYNTSEDKQINIEVSRSNNMPGTIELLFKLTSYGSIPFPKEYKSDESLYNNDILRLNTSKHIQFLELGLTQKLIEQDGHNFSISPDPEKTTFEFGITFFENTQSYSVQNIKEKVSTTDSFFKASVDIKDANILLVEDNFSNQQIMILYIKNEVKKIEVAYNGKEALDKFGKAKYDLILMDVQMPIMDGFKATQKIREIEKSTNTHTPIIAVTANAFPEDKERCIVSGMDDYISKPFQPEDLIQKIKHHLS; encoded by the coding sequence ATGAAGTTCATTAACAAATTCTTATTACTATTTTCATTCGACCAGGACGAAGAACTGGAAGTAGAAACCAAAACAACGTTGCTTTTAACCAATGTTTTAAATTTCTTTCTTTTTGTCATTATCTTTATTGAGGGTATTGTATCTCTTTTAGAAGAGAGCCTATTCTTTGCCGGTCCCTTACTATTTTTAAGCGTTCTATTTGCGTTTAATTACCTGTACATGGGAAGGAGACCCAACACCCTTTATTACAAAGAGATATTATTTACATTTGTTATTTTAACCTTTCTCTTTTTCACCATCTTCGGAGGATCCACAGGGGTAAATATTTTTTGGATAGGTTCTTTTCCTTTTATAGCCATTAATTTATTTGGCCGAAATAAAGGAGCCATAGCCTCTCTGGCGTTATTTGCATTTGTATTATTAGACTTCTTGGTATTAAGCACCTATATTCCCAAAGCTCAAACGTATAGCTTAAACATTGAAATTTTCGCATCCATATTTTTTATTTTTTCATTTGTTATTGCCTATACACTTAAATTTATCTTTGCTGAAGTCATGCTTACGAAAGAGCGTGCGATGATCAACTCTCAAAATTCCAAGACCTCACAAGAGGAGCAAATATCTAATCTATCCAGACAAATTCGAACCCCCTTAAGTAATATTACGGGCATCCTAGATATCTTAGGAAAAACCGAACTAACGGATGACCAACGAGATTACATCAACACCATCCATGCTTCAGCAAACAATATGGTAAACGTAGTGTCCAACATGGTTTCTACACAAAAAACAGGACTCAACCCTATACCGGAAGAAAAAATCAGTTTTAACCTTTATTCTACGCTCAACAATACAATAAGACTATTTTCTGAAAGTAACGATAAGCAAAAATTCAGTCTATCTTTTTCTGCCGATATCCCGTCCACAATGACAGGAAATGCCATTAAAACCAAACAAATATTTTTGAATATTTTAAACGGCATTGCCAAATATAATACTTCAGAAGACAAGCAAATTAATATTGAAGTTTCACGATCCAACAATATGCCTGGTACTATTGAATTACTTTTCAAACTCACTAGTTATGGATCTATACCATTCCCTAAAGAATACAAGTCCGACGAATCATTGTACAACAATGATATATTAAGACTTAACACATCAAAACACATTCAATTTTTAGAGCTTGGTCTCACCCAAAAATTAATAGAACAGGATGGACATAACTTTTCCATTAGTCCCGATCCGGAAAAGACAACTTTTGAATTTGGGATCACCTTTTTTGAGAATACCCAAAGCTATTCAGTACAGAACATCAAAGAGAAAGTTTCTACCACAGACTCATTTTTCAAAGCTTCTGTTGACATAAAGGATGCCAATATATTATTGGTAGAAGACAACTTTAGTAACCAACAGATTATGATATTATATATCAAAAATGAAGTAAAGAAAATAGAGGTTGCCTACAATGGGAAAGAAGCTTTAGATAAATTTGGCAAAGCAAAGTACGACCTAATTCTTATGGATGTTCAGATGCCCATAATGGATGGTTTTAAAGCCACACAAAAAATACGCGAAATAGAAAAAAGCACCAATACACACACGCCGATTATAGCCGTTACTGCAAATGCTTTTCCTGAAGATAAGGAAAGGTGTATAGTAAGCGGAATGGATGATTACATTAGTAAACCATTTCAACCAGAAGATTTAATTCAAAAAATAAAACACCATTTGAGTTAA